One Tamandua tetradactyla isolate mTamTet1 chromosome 20, mTamTet1.pri, whole genome shotgun sequence DNA segment encodes these proteins:
- the MED7 gene encoding mediator of RNA polymerase II transcription subunit 7, with translation MGEPQQVSALPPPPMQYIKEYTDENIQEGLAPKPPPPIKDSYMMFGNQFQCDDLIIRPLESQGIERLHPMQFDHKKELRKLNMSILINFLDLLDILIRSPGSIKREEKLEDLKLLFVHVHHLINEYRPHQARETLRVMMEVQKRQRLETAERFQKHLERVIEMIQSCLASLPDDLPHSEAGMRVKSEPMDADDSSNCTGQNQQQRENSSHRRDQIIEKDAALCVLIDEMNERP, from the coding sequence ATGGGTGAACCACAACAAGTGAGTGCACTTCCACCACCTCCCATGCAGTATATCAAGGAATATACAGATGAAAATATTCAGGAAGGCCTGGCTCCCAAGCCTCCACCTCCAATAAAAGACAGTTATATGATGTTTGGCAACCAATTCCAATGTGATGATCTGATTATCCGCCCTTTGGAAAGTCAGGGCATTGAACGGCTTCATCCTATGCAATTTGATCACAAGAAAGAACTGAGAAAACTGAATATGTCTATCCTTATTAATTTCTTAGACCTTTTAGATATTTTGATAAGGAGCCCTGGGAGCATAAAACGAGAAGAGAAACTGGAAGATCTTAAGCTGCTTTTTGTACATGTGCATCATCTTATAAATGAATACCGACCCCACCAAGCCAGAGAGACATTGAGAGTCATGATGGAAGTGCAGAAACGTCAACGTCTTGAAACAGCTGAGCGGTTTCAGAAGCATCTGGAACGAGTCATTGAGATGATTCAAAGTTGCTTGGCTTCTTTGCCTGATGATTTGCCTCATTCAGAAGCAGGAATGAGAGTAAAATCTGAACCAATGGATGCTGATGATAGCAGCAATTGTACTGGACAGAatcaacaacaaagagaaaattccagTCATAGGAGAGACCAAATTATAGAGAAAGATGCTGCCTTGTGTGTCTTGAttgatgaaatgaatgaaagaccATGA